Below is a genomic region from Treponema sp. OMZ 798.
GGGCTATTATACTGTTTTTCGTATGTGTTAAATGCTCATCACATATTTCTTTGATTTCATCCACAACATTTTCTTTTTTTGCCGTAGATACTAATTTATATAGATCTTCAAAATTCTTTGTTGTGTAGTTGCCTATAGCTGCTCTGGTCCATTTTTCTTCATTGAGCATCTCTATCAATTGTTTTTGTATATCAGACATAAATCCTCCGAAAATCTGCTATCTCATATAGCAATTATATATATTTTGATCTAATACTTTTATCCGCAAAAGCAGGTCATCTATTTTTGACTTGCTTTCATTTACACTCACATAATGGTCTATCAGCCAAAAATAATGATTTATTAAACGCGGAACAAGCTTATGTTTTTGTTCTTGAGAGGCATTTTGAACCTCGCCTTCCATCAAAAAGATATTTTGCTTTAGCTGCCCTACTTCAAAAGCCCTAAGCTCCCGCTTTACATTAAAGACCCCGTCAATAACGCCGTAAACAGGCAGCCAATAAGCGATATCTTCAACCTTATAGCCAAGATTATAAACTCTATGAATAAGCCTGCAAATAATTTCCGATTCAAGAAATTGCAGCTCAATCCCTTCAGGATTTATAAAAAAGGCTTCCCGAAAAAAAGCTTTTGCAAATTTTATTTCCCCATATAGGGCGTAACAATCGGCCAAATCTGCTAAAACCGCTCCCGAATTCTTGTCTATCTCGGCGGCATACCTCAAAAAATCAAGGGCCCTTTCATAGTTTCCGAGAACCTTATAACAAAGACCTATTTTACGGTAAGGCTCTGCATCGGGCAGCTCTGACTCTTCATTAAATAGGTCTGCGTAAAATTCCAAAGCAATCGTAAAAACGGCACATTTTAAAGAATATATGATAGATTCTTTTTCTTCTCCCTGGCGGTGAATATAAGCTAAAAAAGGCTTCCACTGAGAAATCATCATCTCAGCCCTTTCTAATGGAGTCGAAGCTTTTTTTGCTTTTTCAAGCTTATCCTCCCAAAACCGCACGCCCTTTAGAGTATAGTCGATTTCTGCATTCTCCAAGTCATCCCTTAATAACCTTTCAAGCTCGGCATAGGACCCTCTTAGATCTCCCTGCTTGAGGATGTTTAATGCATTATTCAATTTACTCTGTACGGGTCTCTCACTCATAATATCCTCAATTTATTATTGTACATAAAAAAACGATTTTAGTCAATTGTGCATATTAACTCATTTTTCTATAATATGCTTTACTCTCTTGAAAAAATATACAATTTATGTTAAAGTATGCAATCGGGAATGTTCATTTTCGTTATATGCAGTATGCTTTTAAATCATATTTTCTCCTTTATATAATAGACTTGAATAATCCCTAATACTTTTATAAGGACGGTTTTTATGAGCCAAGAAAAAAAACTTGTAATGATCGACGGTAATACTGCTGCCGGTCACGTTGCCCACGCCTTAAGCGAGGTAATTGCCATTTACCCGATCACACCGTCAAGTCCGATGGGTGAGGTCGCTGATGAATATTCAGCCCGCGGAAGAGAAAATATTTGGGGCACTGTTCCCGATGTTGTTGAGCTTCAATCCGAAGGAGGTGCTGCAGGTGCCGTACACGGTGCCTTAACCACAGGAGCCCTTTCCTCAACATTTACCGCATCTCAGGGCTTGCTCTTGATGATACCGAATATGTACAAAATAGCCGGCGAATTGACCAGCACTGTTTTCCACATTGCTGCCCGTGCCGTAGCTTGCAGTGCTCTTTCTATCTTCGGAGATCACCAAGACGTAATGGCTTGCCGCCAGACAGGTTGGGCTATGTTGGCATCCAACTCGGTTCAGGAAGTTATGGACCTTGCCATTATTTCTCATGCTGCCACATTGGAAGCAAGAGTTCCCTTCCTCCACTTCTTTGACGGATTTAGAACTTCTCACGAAGTACAGAAGATTGAAGAAGTTTCTTACGATATTATGCGCCAAATGGTAAGCGATGAACTTGTTCGTGCTCACCGAAAGCGCGGTTTAACCCCTGAAAATCCCGAACTTCGCGGAACTGCACAAAACCCGGACATTTACTTCCAGGGAAGAGAAGCTGTAAACAAATACTACCTTGCTACTCCCGAAATTGTTCAAAAACAAATGGATAAGTATGCAAAACTTACCGGAAGACAATATCACCTTTACGACTATTACGGAGCAAAGGATGCCGAACAGGTTATCATCATTATGGGCTCCGGAGCCGACACTGTTGAAGAAACGGTAGATGAGCTCAATGCAAAGGGAGGAAAATACGGTCTTTTAAAAGTAAGGCTTTACAGACCCTTCAGTGCCGAACACTTTGTAAAAGCCCTTCCTGCAACAGTAAAGGGTATCGCAGTTCTTGACAGATGTAAGGAACCCGGTTCTCTCGGTGAACCCCTATACGAAGATGTAAGAACAGCAATCGGCGAAATGCAGGCTGCAAAAAAATGCCCCTTTACCCACTATCCCGTTATCATCGGCGGGCGCTACGGTCTCGGTTCAAAAGAATTTACACCGGCTATGGTTAAGGGAGTATTCGACAACCTTGAAGGCGAAAAGAAAAATAATTTCTCTGTAGGTATCGAAGATGACGTTACAAACACAAGCATCAAGTACGATCCCAACTTCAAGCTTGAAGACAAGGACATGCATCAGGCTATGTTCTTCGGTCTCGGTTCAGACGGTACTGTAGGCGCCAACAAAAACTCAATTAAGATCATCGGTGAAGCTACAGACAACAAGGCTCAGGCCTACTTCTCCTATGACAGTAAAAAATCGGGCGGTTTTACGATCTCTCACTTGAGATTCGGAAAACACTCAATCCGAAAGCCCTACTTAATTACAAATGCAGACTTCGTTGCCTGCCATAAGTTCAGCTATCTTGAAACCTACGATATGCTCCACAGCCTTAAAAAAGGCGGAACCTTCCTCTTGAACGCTCCTTACGGAAAGAACGAGATTTGGGATAATATGCCCATCGAGGTTCAAAAGCAGATTATCGAAAAAGAAGCAAAATTCTATGTAATCGATGCTATCAAGATTGCAGAAAATGCCGGCATGGGCAACCGAATCAACGTTGTTATGCAGACAGCCTTCTTCAAAATCTTCGGAATCTTGCCTGAAGCCGAAGCCGTAGACCTAATCAAAAAATTCATTGAAAAATCCTACGGAAAGAAAGGCCCCGAAATCGTTCAAAAGAACATCAAAACCATAGATATGGCTCTTGAAGGAGTTGAAAAGGTTGACTATCCCAAGACAGCAACAAGCAAGCTCAAGATGCACCCTGCAATCACAGGCAATGTACCCGACTTTGTAAAGAATGTTTTGGGCAAGGTTGCTATCCAAAAAGGCGACGATATCAAGGTAAGCGAAATGCCTGAAGACGGAACCTTCCCCACAGCCACTACTCAATATGAAAAGAGAGCTATCGCAGAACATGTTCCGATATGGAAGAGCGATCTCTGCATTCAGTGCGGTCAGTGTACTGTTGTTTGTCCTCATGCCTGTATCAGAATGAAGGCCTATGACGGCTCTCTCTTGGCAAAGGCACCTCAGGGCTTTAAATCCTGCGATTATAAGGGCAAGGAATTTGAAGGCGCCAAGTTCACAATTCAAGTTTCGGTTGAAGATTGTACAGGCTGCGGCCTTTGCGTTCAACAGTGTCCTGCAAAGTCCAAGGAAAATCCCGAAATCAAGGCTATCAACATGGAAAACTTTGTTGAAAACCGAAAGCAGGAAGCTGCTAACTGGGACTTCTTCTTCAACGATATTCCGGATCCGGATGTAAAGAAACTTAACTTGAGCGTTCCCAAGGGTATCGGTATGAAGCGCCCGCTCTTCGAGTTCTCCGGAGCTTGTGCAGGCTGCGGTGAAACTCCCTACGTAAAACTTCTTTCACAGCTTTTCGGAGACAGAGCCATTATTGCAAACGCAACAGGCTGTTCTTCAATCTACGGCGGAAACTTGCCGACCACACCTTATGCAAAACGATGCGACGGAAGAGGACCTGCATGGTCTAACTCCTTGTTTGAAGATGCAGCAGAGTTCGGTTACGGTATGAGATTAACAAGCGATAAGCTTGCAGTTTATGCCCGTGAAGTTGCCGCTAAGGTAAAGGAAAAGGGAATTGCAGCCGGCGTAATCGACAAGATTCTCAATAACACTCAAGAAGATGATGCCGCTATCGAAGATCAGAGAAGCTTCGTTGCAGAGCTCAAAAAAGAACTGGCCGGTTCAAAAGACGAGTTGGCCAAGGAATTGGATTCTTTAACCGACCACTTTATCAAGCGCTCCGTTTGGATCCTCGGAGGAGACGGATGGGCCTACGATATCGGTTACGGCGGTTTGGATCATGTTCTTGCCTCAGGCAAAAACATCAATGTTCTTGTAATGGACACTGAAGTTTACTCAAATACCGGCGGACAGATGTCAAAGGCAACTCCTATCGGTGCCGTTGCAAAATTTGCAGCTTCCGGTAAGGATATAAGCAAAAAAGACTTAGGCATGATGGCTATGAGCTACGGCTATGTTTATGTTGCCCACATTTCGATGGGTGCAAATATGAGCCAGGTAATCAAAGCCTTCCGCGAAGCCGAAAGCTATGACGGACCTTCGATTATCATCGCTTACAGTCACTGTATCAACCACGGTATCAACATGACCAAGGGTATGACAAACCAAAAAGAAGCTGTAACATGCGGTTTATGGCCCCTTTACAGATACGATCCGAGACTCGTCGAGCAGGGCAAAAACCCCTTCCAGCTTGACAGCAAGGAACCCGACTTTAATCTTGCCGACTTTATGTACAAAGAAGTCCGCTTCAAGACCTTAAAGAACGCCGATCCAGCAAGAGCTCAGATGCTCTTGGATAAGGCTGTTGCTAAGGCTAAGAGGCAGTGGCAGGAATACAAGTATTTGGCTGACAGGCCCTTCTAAAAGTCTAATTACCGTATAAAACGAAAAGCCCCCTTAACTTCTATCGAAGATAAGGGGGCTTTTTTTTAATTTTACTTGTCCAAAATAGTTATTTCTACACGCCTGTTTTTAGCCATGTTTTCAGGCGAGTTATTTGCGGCAACGGGCCGGCGGGCGCCAAAGCCGCGGGTATAAACGTGTTCTCTTTCTTGCACACCCAGTTCGATAAGATAATTAGCTACGGCAGCAGCCCGCTCTTCTGAAAGCCTTTGTCTCTCTTTTTCCGTTCCGGCTAAGGCCGTATGCCCTGAAATTAATAATTCTCTATCGGAGAACTTTGAAAGAATTTCGCCTATCTTTTTTAATTTTTCCTTTTCGCTCTCCCTTAGAACAGCCGAATTGGGCAAAAACTGAATATTTTCAATACTGATTGTTAAGCCTTCATCCGTTTTCTCGATGGTAGTATTTTCAAGGTTTAGATCCTCAACGCTCTTTTTAATTTCTTCTTCAGTGCCCGTATCTATCTTTTTTACTTCAATTACTTCTGCTCTTGCAGTACCTATAAAGTCATAGGTGTAGCCTGAATAAAGAAACATTTTAATATTAAATTCTTCATTGTAACAAAAGAGGTTTCCTCTTTCTTCGTCCCAATATAGGTTCTGCCTCGATTTGCCTAAGATTTTTACAGGAACATCTATCTCACCCTTGTAATTTTTAAGAACCTCTTGAGGAACAAGGTGATTTAAGTCGTAGCTTGCCGTTATGTGGCGGTAAGTTTTTCCGTCTATTTCTGCAAGACCTATGTATTGATAGTCAACCTTAAACGGAAAGGTAAAGGGCTTTTCTATTCCGAAGGCATCCCTAAAATCATGGGCTTCAAAGCCTTCTCCCTGCCATGTATCACCCGGCTTAACGGGATAATTAGGAAATGTCGGCACATTCCGTACCACAGGCATAAAATATTCATCGCCGATAGAGTAAAAACCGGCCTCATCACGCCTAAATACGCTTGGATAATTGCGGGACCAGTCAAAGGTTTTGTTGGAATTTTGCTCACTTGTCATAAACATACACGAAAAAAGAGCTGAGGCAGGTTTATCCCCCTCTACTGCCTGTATATCCGAAACTTCTACCTCAATTCTATTGATAATATGAGCTTGATGATGAAATTTTCCGTTTACGTAGACCTTTTCATCTACAACCGAGTGAATTTTATAGGCATCATCATCAATAAATCTAAATTTAAAGAGAAATTCGGCATTTTTTTCATCCTCACCAGCAAAAAGGAGAGAAAAACCCAGAGCAAACACGAACAAGACGAGCTTTTTTAAAATATTATTCTTAAAAATACGGTATTTCACATTTTCTTATCGGTATTTTTAGAATAAACCTTTAGAAAAAGTTTTTTCTAAAAAAAAGCCTATTTTTAAGCAAAAATTTAAAAATTTCCCTTAAATTTTCAATTTTTTTTGTAACTAAAAGCGCCTAAATAGTTTTGTTTAGTGTATGTTGAACGACAACAAACAATTCAATATACCTCCTTTGCAGTTTCCCGGCAGGTTTTTCTCCTCCTTTTACCTGCCGGGTTTTTTATTTTCTTGACAGCTTACAGAATCTAAATGCAGCTTGCATTGCGGTCTAATTTAATATTATGTTCATACTATACTCAAATATAATAAATGTAATTGTTAATTCGGTAAATAAAATATTATTTATTGCTGGAAGATAATTGAAAAATATGCTATAGTAATACAGGAGGTGTCTTATGTTTGCAACGACAGGAATAATTCAAGATAATACTGTTTATATAAAAGATTGTGTACTTGACCAATATAACGGGAGAAAAGTGATAATTACCATTTTAGATGAAGATAATTGTTATGATACTATTCCTAACCAGCAACTATCTGAAATTTCCGATTCAATAATTACCAAAAATATGAAAGCCTATCAGGAATTGGCAAAATGAATTTCTTCTCGGAAGAACAGGTTTTAAAAATTCATTCATCTTTAATTACAAAAACCGGAGGAGTACATGGAGTTCGGGAATTAAATCTTTTGGACTCAAGCCTAAAATCAATATTTCAAACTTTTGATGGAAAAGAATTATATCCATCGACTTTAAATAAGGCAGCTCAACTTTGTTATTCACTAATTGAAAATCATCCTTTTTTAGATGGAAAT
It encodes:
- a CDS encoding tetratricopeptide repeat protein — encoded protein: MSERPVQSKLNNALNILKQGDLRGSYAELERLLRDDLENAEIDYTLKGVRFWEDKLEKAKKASTPLERAEMMISQWKPFLAYIHRQGEEKESIIYSLKCAVFTIALEFYADLFNEESELPDAEPYRKIGLCYKVLGNYERALDFLRYAAEIDKNSGAVLADLADCYALYGEIKFAKAFFREAFFINPEGIELQFLESEIICRLIHRVYNLGYKVEDIAYWLPVYGVIDGVFNVKRELRAFEVGQLKQNIFLMEGEVQNASQEQKHKLVPRLINHYFWLIDHYVSVNESKSKIDDLLLRIKVLDQNIYNCYMR
- the nifJ gene encoding pyruvate:ferredoxin (flavodoxin) oxidoreductase → MSQEKKLVMIDGNTAAGHVAHALSEVIAIYPITPSSPMGEVADEYSARGRENIWGTVPDVVELQSEGGAAGAVHGALTTGALSSTFTASQGLLLMIPNMYKIAGELTSTVFHIAARAVACSALSIFGDHQDVMACRQTGWAMLASNSVQEVMDLAIISHAATLEARVPFLHFFDGFRTSHEVQKIEEVSYDIMRQMVSDELVRAHRKRGLTPENPELRGTAQNPDIYFQGREAVNKYYLATPEIVQKQMDKYAKLTGRQYHLYDYYGAKDAEQVIIIMGSGADTVEETVDELNAKGGKYGLLKVRLYRPFSAEHFVKALPATVKGIAVLDRCKEPGSLGEPLYEDVRTAIGEMQAAKKCPFTHYPVIIGGRYGLGSKEFTPAMVKGVFDNLEGEKKNNFSVGIEDDVTNTSIKYDPNFKLEDKDMHQAMFFGLGSDGTVGANKNSIKIIGEATDNKAQAYFSYDSKKSGGFTISHLRFGKHSIRKPYLITNADFVACHKFSYLETYDMLHSLKKGGTFLLNAPYGKNEIWDNMPIEVQKQIIEKEAKFYVIDAIKIAENAGMGNRINVVMQTAFFKIFGILPEAEAVDLIKKFIEKSYGKKGPEIVQKNIKTIDMALEGVEKVDYPKTATSKLKMHPAITGNVPDFVKNVLGKVAIQKGDDIKVSEMPEDGTFPTATTQYEKRAIAEHVPIWKSDLCIQCGQCTVVCPHACIRMKAYDGSLLAKAPQGFKSCDYKGKEFEGAKFTIQVSVEDCTGCGLCVQQCPAKSKENPEIKAINMENFVENRKQEAANWDFFFNDIPDPDVKKLNLSVPKGIGMKRPLFEFSGACAGCGETPYVKLLSQLFGDRAIIANATGCSSIYGGNLPTTPYAKRCDGRGPAWSNSLFEDAAEFGYGMRLTSDKLAVYAREVAAKVKEKGIAAGVIDKILNNTQEDDAAIEDQRSFVAELKKELAGSKDELAKELDSLTDHFIKRSVWILGGDGWAYDIGYGGLDHVLASGKNINVLVMDTEVYSNTGGQMSKATPIGAVAKFAASGKDISKKDLGMMAMSYGYVYVAHISMGANMSQVIKAFREAESYDGPSIIIAYSHCINHGINMTKGMTNQKEAVTCGLWPLYRYDPRLVEQGKNPFQLDSKEPDFNLADFMYKEVRFKTLKNADPARAQMLLDKAVAKAKRQWQEYKYLADRPF
- a CDS encoding OmpA family protein, with product MKYRIFKNNILKKLVLFVFALGFSLLFAGEDEKNAEFLFKFRFIDDDAYKIHSVVDEKVYVNGKFHHQAHIINRIEVEVSDIQAVEGDKPASALFSCMFMTSEQNSNKTFDWSRNYPSVFRRDEAGFYSIGDEYFMPVVRNVPTFPNYPVKPGDTWQGEGFEAHDFRDAFGIEKPFTFPFKVDYQYIGLAEIDGKTYRHITASYDLNHLVPQEVLKNYKGEIDVPVKILGKSRQNLYWDEERGNLFCYNEEFNIKMFLYSGYTYDFIGTARAEVIEVKKIDTGTEEEIKKSVEDLNLENTTIEKTDEGLTISIENIQFLPNSAVLRESEKEKLKKIGEILSKFSDRELLISGHTALAGTEKERQRLSEERAAAVANYLIELGVQEREHVYTRGFGARRPVAANNSPENMAKNRRVEITILDK
- a CDS encoding type II toxin-antitoxin system death-on-curing family toxin; translated protein: MNFFSEEQVLKIHSSLITKTGGVHGVRELNLLDSSLKSIFQTFDGKELYPSTLNKAAQLCYSLIENHPFLDGNKRIGIHLSLIFLKINGIDLNYTQEELINFGFEIASGKIKQEKIKDWFVEHKI